The genomic DNA cttcttacacaccctttattaatttatgctctttgatcttctttaattcagtcGACGGCCGCAAATCTCAGCCGAATCTTTACGCTGAAAAACAAGTACAAGCCCAACGAAAATCTCAGCAGTAGATCGGATTCGGTGAACAGTGTTTTGAAGAACAACTGTTCTATGCAAGTAACAATTCAAAGCGTTTGTCGCTGTGATCTCTGGACGCTAAAGATCATTTGCCTTGCACCGGTGGGTTTAGAGAAACCGGCGAAGAAAGTCCTTAATCCAATCGATGTAAGGAGGACGAGTGGGAATGATATGACCCGAGTCGTGTTCAATGATTAGAGAACAACCATCATCAAATAAGGAAGCAAGATCTCTGCTTGCTTGGTTTGCAATCTGCCTGTCTTTGCCATGCTCACTGCCAAATATGTGAAGCGACGGGCATTTCAACATCGGAACTCTCTCTTGCTCCTCCTCGGACTGCATTAGTTTCGTAAGCCCGAACCCGGAGCACAGAATCACAAACCTAACCTCCATTCCGCCGGCGGTTAATGATCTCCTTCGTGTTTGTTGGGCACAGACTAAAGCAGCTGCCATGGCCGCTCCCTGAGAAAATCCCAACAGTCCGTCAAAGGGGCCCTCCTCAGCATACACTGTTTTTATATATGCTAATGATTCATCAAACCCGGCTGTTTGCTGCTGGTACTGAAGAGGATCAAATGGACTCTCTTCCATTTTCCATTCCCCCCCTTCATTCTTTTCTATGAAATCAGGTGCTACAAACCATGCAAATTTTTTCTTGCAATGCTCCAAGGGCGGTGGTGGACGAATTTGTTGTAGTAGTGATGAAGTTGGTGAATTACAATTGTGAAGTGACTCTGCGAAGGTTGAGGATTGGTATATGAATGGCAATTCGTGAGGTGCATCCACAAACACGAGCTCAGCAATGTTTTTGAGTTTCTTCGCTAGTGATGCCGTTCTTCCCTTAAAACTCGAGGCATTCTGACGAAACCCATGTAGGCATAAGATTCTTAGTTTTCTTGGAGGAGAGTCAACATCTGTGGCACAACAGTTATTACAATATTAggaacaaaacaatgaaaatggtgaatatataaatatcaaccTGTACTTCAACTTTTCAGAATCCAAGTGCAAATGCAAGATTTATGCTCAACATAGATTAAGATTACAAACCTTACCCTGTCTCCAAGGCAGCTGAGGCGAGGGCTTAGCATCGGAAGAGACAGTTTCAGTCTCAATTTGTTGTGGAGTTGAACTTAATCTTCCATTTTCAGTGGAAGAAATCAACCGAACACCCTTGTGATGATTCTGGCAAAGCTCACATACATATACAGAGCCCTTCCTCTGCCGAGATTAATTCAAAAGTTCAGGAACAAGGATTCAAGGTACATGAATCTAGAGAAGTACTACAATAACTCAGGTAGACAGTTGCACACAAAGGATTAAGTTACAAAGCATACCTGGCAAGTCTCACAAACTAagacaagcattctacaataaCTGCAACGGAGGCGTGAAGAATAATCATCAAACGACAAGCCACAGAGAAGGCAGGTACCCAGAATATTTGCATCTGAACTCCCAACGGAAATCCTACAGTCACAATGAAAATAAGTATTCAAACCTTTTTCATTTCCATATCACCCAAAGTTCCGTTCACATTTTCAATAAgatatatatattacaaaagaaaatgatcaATACTGGCAAGCCAAACACAAATAGGGAAAGTCGTGCCTCCAATTGGCAATCCAACTCGAACAATAAAATGGAATACAAAAAATGACAACGAGAGGCATTCTTTGCCTAAAGAATCATACCGATGAtcgaaaacaaagttctttcCTTTGAAAAAACCACCATCTGGAAATTGTTCCAAGTAACGCTGTATTCCACCATATAACTGCATACAAATTCAGATAGCAAGAGAGGATGTCATGAACATCATCAAGTATGAATTTTACTCTATGAAAAAGACTTCTATACAAGAGCATACCTGAAATACGTTCTCAAATCCAGCACCTTTTGACCTAATATAGGCCGATGCCATTTCACACCTGATTCCTCCAGTACAATACCTGTAACAAACCAATAATGAAGTGAGCAGCGATGTAACACCGACTGATTATGCAACAAGAATAGGTAACTAAATCCCTTGGAACTGTTTCTCTGAGAAACTAATAGCATAAAGTAATCTGCAAGATATTATCAAGACAAGTTATATCAAATATAAGAAAAGATATGACACCAAAAACCAGAAAGAATAAGCACTTACATGAGGACAGATTTCCCTTGCAATTGATCAGAGTTATCATCTATCCACGACGGTAGATCACTGTACTGCCTAATGCCTGGATCCAAAGTTGCCACATTGGGTGTGTTAAATTTCCCAATTCTGGTCTCATATAAGTTCCTTGC from Pyrus communis chromosome 17, drPyrComm1.1, whole genome shotgun sequence includes the following:
- the LOC137722704 gene encoding rhodanese-like domain-containing protein 6 gives rise to the protein MEHKKEIEGEEDEYGVLLYYKYAQIPVFDDLLAFYNSNCSSLSLLGRVRLSPHGVNVTVGGKLSALRKHIATVESNSLFHGTDFKLAACGRPLNDKVAEECGFTSLSVRIVKELVTLSSNPLLKSPDISDAGKHLSAVEFHSVLERAGQFDKESIDNNRELVLLDARNLYETRIGKFNTPNVATLDPGIRQYSDLPSWIDDNSDQLQGKSVLMYCTGGIRCEMASAYIRSKGAGFENVFQLYGGIQRYLEQFPDGGFFKGKNFVFDHRISVGSSDANILGTCLLCGLSFDDYSSRLRCSYCRMLVLVCETCQRKGSVYVCELCQNHHKGVRLISSTENGRLSSTPQQIETETVSSDAKPSPQLPWRQDVDSPPRKLRILCLHGFRQNASSFKGRTASLAKKLKNIAELVFVDAPHELPFIYQSSTFAESLHNCNSPTSSLLQQIRPPPPLEHCKKKFAWFVAPDFIEKNEGGEWKMEESPFDPLQYQQQTAGFDESLAYIKTVYAEEGPFDGLLGFSQGAAMAAALVCAQQTRRRSLTAGGMEVRFVILCSGFGLTKLMQSEEEQERVPMLKCPSLHIFGSEHGKDRQIANQASRDLASLFDDGCSLIIEHDSGHIIPTRPPYIDWIKDFLRRFL